A portion of the Deferrivibrio essentukiensis genome contains these proteins:
- a CDS encoding ATP-binding cassette domain-containing protein, with protein sequence MNIIEATNITKRYKKSVALDNVSVKIPKKSLTCIVGPDGAGKSTLLKILAGVLKFDSGYFSIFGKEIIKMKDIEHLKDNIAFMPQGLGLNLYQRLSIEENINFFADLHGIDKKTREDRKVTLLKATGLLNFRDRQVNKLSGGMKQKLGICCSLIHSPKIIILDEPTTGVDPISRRELYRLIYQFIDKEGVTAVVSTSYMDEAERGDTTLFMHNGKIIFSSKENSTENCLIYKKPDFIEFYNTLNNSEHYFATLGRNFVKFLPKQSIGYEDCIKVECGIEEKTLKIIGTRKLNLNLNSSKSIGGKILGLESVTKKFGDFHAVKNVSFEVYKGEIIGLLGPNGAGKTTLMKILLGLYKPTSGKYDFFIDNTNIKENIGYMSQKFSLYNDLTVKENLKLNAAIRNIKNPKLAQKINELYTIGNLEKYQNEIVEKLPLGIKQRIALMCAIVHEPKLVFLDEPTSGVDISERDVFWQIIRYLSNNKNTTFIVSTHFMKEADFCDKICLMNNGEVVEYNTPENLRENFKRKYGQPYSIKTKNPYKLEESLRKAGFYTDIFGNKVKVFAKNLDDLSSLNMTFSAGEVSIEDIFVGATENVEY encoded by the coding sequence ATGAATATAATAGAAGCAACAAATATTACCAAAAGATACAAAAAATCCGTAGCTCTTGATAATGTATCTGTCAAGATACCAAAAAAATCTTTGACCTGCATAGTCGGCCCTGATGGAGCTGGAAAATCTACTCTTTTAAAAATACTTGCTGGCGTTTTGAAATTTGACTCTGGGTATTTTTCCATATTTGGTAAAGAGATAATTAAAATGAAAGATATCGAACATTTAAAAGACAACATAGCTTTTATGCCCCAAGGCTTGGGGCTAAACCTTTATCAAAGATTAAGCATCGAAGAAAACATTAACTTTTTTGCAGACCTGCATGGGATAGATAAAAAAACGAGGGAAGATAGGAAAGTAACATTATTAAAAGCAACGGGCTTGTTGAACTTTAGAGACAGGCAGGTAAACAAGCTTTCTGGGGGGATGAAACAAAAACTTGGGATATGTTGCTCCTTAATACATTCTCCCAAGATAATAATATTGGATGAGCCTACAACCGGCGTTGACCCTATTTCAAGACGAGAACTTTACAGACTAATTTACCAATTTATTGACAAAGAAGGGGTAACAGCCGTTGTCTCCACTTCATATATGGATGAAGCAGAAAGGGGGGATACAACTCTCTTTATGCATAATGGGAAGATAATATTTAGTAGTAAGGAAAACTCAACTGAAAATTGTTTAATATATAAAAAACCAGATTTTATAGAATTTTATAACACATTAAACAACTCCGAACACTACTTTGCAACATTAGGTAGAAATTTCGTAAAATTTTTACCTAAGCAATCAATAGGTTATGAGGATTGTATAAAAGTTGAGTGCGGTATTGAAGAAAAAACATTAAAAATTATCGGGACAAGGAAATTAAACCTAAATTTAAATTCATCAAAAAGTATTGGCGGAAAAATACTCGGTCTTGAAAGTGTAACTAAAAAATTTGGTGACTTTCATGCTGTAAAAAATGTTTCTTTTGAAGTTTATAAAGGGGAAATTATTGGATTATTGGGACCTAACGGTGCAGGGAAAACTACTTTAATGAAAATCTTATTGGGTTTGTATAAACCAACAAGCGGCAAATACGACTTTTTTATAGATAATACCAACATCAAAGAAAATATCGGCTATATGTCCCAAAAATTTTCTCTTTACAATGACTTGACTGTGAAAGAAAATTTAAAGCTAAATGCTGCCATTCGAAACATAAAAAATCCAAAACTTGCCCAAAAAATCAATGAGCTCTATACAATTGGTAATCTTGAAAAGTACCAAAATGAAATTGTAGAAAAACTACCTTTAGGTATTAAACAAAGAATAGCTCTGATGTGCGCAATAGTGCATGAGCCCAAACTTGTTTTCCTTGATGAACCCACTTCCGGAGTCGATATAAGTGAAAGGGACGTGTTTTGGCAAATAATCAGATACCTTTCAAATAATAAAAATACCACATTCATAGTTTCAACCCACTTCATGAAAGAGGCAGATTTTTGTGATAAAATATGTCTTATGAATAACGGAGAAGTTGTAGAATATAATACCCCTGAAAATTTAAGGGAAAATTTTAAGAGAAAATACGGTCAACCTTATTCCATAAAAACAAAAAATCCCTATAAACTTGAAGAATCTTTGAGAAAAGCAGGATTTTATACGGATATTTTTGGTAACAAAGTCAAAGTCTTTGCTAAAAATTTAGATGATTTATCATCTCTAAATATGACTTTTTCGGCAGGTGAAGTCTCCATAGAAGACATATTTGTGGGAGCAACAGAAAATGTTGAATATTAA
- a CDS encoding HlyD family secretion protein yields the protein MYKIIFSLLSALMLFGCTNSSSSGLKISGRIEADEINLAFKMPGKIKGIYIEEGDNVKSGELIAELYSEDITSKINQAKIDEKSSLSNINVKKSNIGILKNKLQQLIIKKNITEKNLNSNILISENNLEKAKANLEKIESDYKRYEKLFKEKAISEQKYEEIKTAYNLSVKDLQNAENALKVAIENKKEVDIIFEEIKSLESSLKIAELDLKIAENNSQKIKEFINELNTYLNDSKIYAHSNLLILKKLSQPSEVIAAGQPIITAYEPSKMYFRGYLPEPYLGKVKIGLEGELTIDSFENKAFKGKIVYISDKSEFTPKEVQTQGERVKQVFLIKVFVNDTENILKPGMPADFLLNIQ from the coding sequence ATGTATAAAATTATATTTTCTTTGTTATCCGCACTAATGCTTTTTGGCTGCACTAACAGTAGCTCTTCAGGGTTAAAAATAAGCGGGCGCATTGAAGCCGATGAAATAAACCTTGCATTTAAAATGCCCGGGAAAATAAAGGGTATCTATATTGAAGAGGGTGACAATGTAAAAAGCGGGGAGCTTATTGCCGAGCTTTACAGTGAAGACATAACGTCTAAAATTAATCAAGCAAAAATAGATGAAAAATCAAGCCTAAGTAATATAAACGTAAAAAAATCAAATATTGGCATTTTGAAGAATAAGTTACAGCAACTAATCATCAAAAAAAATATTACAGAAAAAAATCTAAACAGTAATATTTTGATATCTGAAAATAATCTTGAAAAGGCTAAAGCAAATTTAGAAAAAATTGAAAGTGATTACAAAAGATATGAAAAACTATTTAAAGAAAAAGCGATTTCCGAACAAAAATACGAAGAGATAAAGACTGCTTACAACTTATCGGTTAAAGACCTCCAAAATGCCGAAAATGCACTTAAAGTGGCCATTGAGAATAAAAAAGAAGTAGACATTATATTTGAAGAGATAAAATCTCTTGAATCGAGCCTAAAAATTGCGGAATTGGATTTAAAAATTGCTGAGAATAATAGTCAGAAAATAAAAGAATTTATCAATGAACTTAATACGTACCTTAATGACTCAAAAATATACGCACATTCAAATCTTTTGATATTAAAAAAACTTTCCCAACCTTCTGAAGTAATAGCGGCTGGCCAACCGATTATCACGGCATATGAACCGTCAAAAATGTATTTTAGAGGTTATCTTCCCGAGCCATATCTTGGAAAAGTCAAAATAGGGTTAGAAGGTGAATTAACGATTGATAGCTTTGAAAATAAGGCCTTTAAAGGAAAGATTGTTTACATAAGTGACAAGTCAGAGTTTACTCCGAAAGAGGTGCAAACTCAGGGGGAAAGGGTTAAGCAAGTATTTTTAATCAAAGTGTTCGTTAACGACACTGAAAATATCTTAAAACCCGGAATGCCGGCTGACTTTTTACTGAACATTCAATGA
- a CDS encoding FprA family A-type flavoprotein, translated as MKAIQIKENIFWVGVRDPKLEVFDIVIPTKHGTTYNSYLVIGSEKKALIEANKMIFADEYVKTIEEICPIKDIDYIILNHNEPDHSGALPKILEINPNIEVIYSKTGKNFVQNIVNKEFNGRAVGDADTIDLGGKTLRFFHTPFLHWPDTMFTYLVEDEILFPCDFLGAHYCPETGIFNDEIKEKKDTQEAFKFYYNAIMRPYKEHILTAFKKIENITIKMVCPSHGPILRENIDFYINFYKEQANRYYQNNHNRQITVVYATAYGNTKLLAEQIKKGAEETGIIVKMFDAAETNASTIIDEIEISHGLLMGTATINAKAPKPIFNIFAQLVVLNVSNRKAGAFGSYGWSGEGVKMCEDILKTMRMKLPLESLKVQMTPSEEELKKAYDWGREFALKVLEGN; from the coding sequence ATGAAAGCGATTCAGATAAAGGAAAATATTTTTTGGGTAGGTGTCAGAGACCCGAAGCTTGAAGTATTTGATATTGTTATTCCCACTAAGCATGGTACTACTTACAACAGTTATCTTGTTATAGGATCAGAAAAAAAGGCACTTATTGAAGCAAATAAAATGATTTTTGCAGACGAATATGTTAAAACTATTGAAGAGATTTGCCCCATCAAAGATATAGATTACATTATATTAAATCATAACGAACCTGACCACTCAGGTGCGCTTCCTAAAATTTTGGAAATAAACCCTAATATTGAAGTAATATACTCAAAGACAGGCAAAAATTTTGTGCAAAATATTGTAAACAAAGAATTCAACGGCAGGGCTGTCGGAGATGCCGATACGATAGACTTAGGTGGTAAGACATTAAGGTTTTTTCACACCCCTTTTCTTCACTGGCCTGACACAATGTTTACATACTTGGTAGAAGATGAAATCTTATTCCCTTGTGACTTTTTGGGTGCGCATTATTGCCCTGAAACAGGTATTTTTAACGATGAAATAAAAGAAAAAAAAGATACACAAGAAGCATTTAAGTTTTATTACAATGCTATCATGAGACCCTACAAAGAACACATTTTAACGGCATTTAAAAAAATTGAAAATATTACCATAAAAATGGTTTGCCCGTCGCACGGACCGATTTTACGTGAAAATATAGATTTTTATATCAATTTTTACAAAGAGCAAGCAAACAGATATTATCAAAATAATCACAACCGACAGATAACAGTGGTTTATGCCACTGCATATGGAAATACAAAATTACTTGCCGAACAAATTAAAAAAGGTGCCGAGGAAACGGGAATAATTGTCAAAATGTTTGATGCTGCAGAAACTAATGCATCAACAATTATAGATGAAATAGAAATTTCTCATGGTCTTTTAATGGGGACTGCTACAATAAACGCCAAAGCTCCAAAGCCAATTTTCAACATTTTTGCTCAGCTCGTTGTCCTTAATGTATCAAACAGAAAAGCCGGTGCTTTCGGCTCATACGGCTGGAGTGGGGAAGGTGTCAAAATGTGTGAAGATATATTAAAAACCATGAGAATGAAATTACCTTTGGAATCCTTAAAAGTCCAAATGACTCCGAGTGAAGAAGAGCTAAAGAAAGCTTACGATTGGGGCAGAGAGTTTGCCTTAAAAGTCTTAGAAGGAAATTAA
- the rd gene encoding rubredoxin has protein sequence MKYICTICGYIYDPAAGDPDNGVNPGTAWEDVPSDWLCPECGAPKESFEEYE, from the coding sequence ATGAAGTATATTTGCACAATTTGTGGTTACATTTATGATCCGGCTGCAGGAGACCCTGATAACGGTGTTAATCCTGGTACTGCTTGGGAAGATGTTCCTTCTGACTGGCTTTGCCCGGAGTGTGGCGCACCAAAAGAAAGCTTTGAAGAATACGAATAA
- a CDS encoding DHH family phosphoesterase, giving the protein MINEILNFVKPKRKILILTHNNPDPDTLGAAAGIKNILVKTFKKRCTIAYDGVIGRAENREMVKQCKIELHASRKLTFSRYDCIILVDTQPTAGNVYIPDKFFPDIVIDHHNFRIQTKNAKIYDVRPKYGSTSTIIGEYYKILGMELDKFTATALYYGIKTDTIGYGRSNSKIDLEMMGYILPFINLNKLAKIETPDLPRYHFKNIKKAIENSVVIEDLVFCNLDEVRNTDLIAETADVLLKIRDIKWTFVIGRVENMAYFSLRCKSSKKKVGSIALSIVKNLGTGGGHMKSAGGQIPLNGKTYSEICDTIKKRLLKKIGIKNPEEKSI; this is encoded by the coding sequence ATGATAAACGAAATATTAAATTTTGTTAAACCTAAAAGAAAGATTCTGATACTTACGCACAACAACCCCGACCCTGATACCCTCGGAGCTGCCGCCGGTATTAAAAATATTTTAGTTAAAACATTTAAAAAAAGATGCACAATCGCCTATGACGGGGTTATTGGCAGAGCTGAAAACCGTGAAATGGTCAAACAGTGCAAAATTGAACTTCATGCATCAAGAAAGCTGACATTTTCAAGATATGACTGTATCATATTAGTAGATACTCAACCTACTGCCGGAAATGTCTATATCCCGGATAAATTTTTCCCTGATATTGTAATTGACCACCATAATTTCAGAATACAAACTAAAAATGCAAAAATATATGATGTAAGGCCTAAATACGGAAGCACCAGCACAATCATTGGCGAATATTACAAAATATTAGGTATGGAGCTTGATAAATTCACCGCTACTGCACTCTATTATGGAATAAAAACAGACACTATTGGCTATGGCAGAAGCAATAGCAAAATTGATTTGGAAATGATGGGGTATATATTACCATTTATTAACTTGAACAAATTAGCAAAAATTGAAACACCCGACCTTCCCCGCTACCATTTTAAAAACATAAAAAAGGCCATTGAAAATTCCGTTGTAATTGAAGATTTAGTTTTTTGTAATCTGGACGAAGTAAGAAATACTGACCTAATTGCAGAAACTGCTGACGTTTTACTTAAAATAAGGGATATCAAATGGACTTTTGTAATCGGTAGGGTTGAAAATATGGCCTATTTCTCACTAAGATGCAAGTCCAGCAAGAAAAAAGTGGGGAGTATCGCCCTTTCAATCGTAAAAAATTTGGGTACCGGTGGCGGTCATATGAAATCCGCAGGTGGACAAATTCCATTAAATGGAAAGACATATTCAGAAATTTGTGATACAATTAAGAAGAGATTATTAAAGAAAATTGGAATTAAAAACCCGGAAGAAAAATCTATTTGA
- a CDS encoding NAD-dependent epimerase/dehydratase family protein, whose protein sequence is MKNILITGVLGHLGSKFAKLLLDNFPMYNVFGIDNEADKKYINNKELFNSYDKFDYIKGDITNTELISNILTERKSSLSTYYTNKGVDYIFNFAFNSFIADKKNLGISYIRDNISGVLNIAIEALKHWDGNYTGKRLIYISALDVFRFTEEEKCYDENSHPNPDTISGSIKLSVEAILKTLNERFGIPITIIRTPFLVGGHNGIYPILPNIFSDLKNNKKVVIDFHPETTINIGHIEDILIAIESTFKDKTNFTIYNACGHNVSIKKIVDTFAEFVKTDSSKVIYEGKNKLNLCVMPDKIYNNLGWKHFTDLEITLKKVADEI, encoded by the coding sequence GTGAAAAATATACTAATAACAGGTGTATTAGGGCATTTGGGCTCTAAATTTGCGAAACTTTTACTTGATAATTTTCCAATGTATAATGTATTTGGTATAGATAACGAAGCTGATAAAAAATACATTAATAATAAAGAGTTGTTTAACAGTTACGATAAGTTCGATTATATCAAAGGTGATATTACCAACACGGAATTAATTTCAAATATTCTTACTGAGAGAAAAAGCTCCCTTTCCACATATTACACAAACAAAGGGGTAGATTATATTTTCAATTTTGCTTTTAACAGCTTTATTGCAGACAAAAAAAATCTTGGAATCTCATACATTAGGGATAATATTTCAGGTGTTTTAAACATTGCAATTGAAGCCTTAAAACATTGGGATGGTAACTACACCGGTAAGAGACTTATATATATTAGCGCTTTAGACGTATTTAGATTTACTGAAGAGGAAAAATGTTATGACGAAAACAGTCACCCAAACCCGGATACAATAAGCGGCAGTATAAAACTCTCCGTTGAAGCAATCTTAAAAACACTGAATGAAAGATTTGGCATCCCGATAACAATAATACGCACCCCTTTTTTAGTAGGCGGACATAACGGTATTTATCCGATATTGCCAAATATCTTCTCAGATTTGAAAAACAACAAAAAAGTCGTAATAGATTTTCACCCTGAAACAACAATAAACATAGGGCATATAGAAGATATACTTATCGCAATTGAATCTACGTTTAAAGATAAAACCAACTTTACGATATATAATGCTTGTGGCCATAATGTTAGTATCAAAAAAATAGTTGACACATTCGCAGAATTTGTAAAGACTGATAGCTCAAAAGTAATATATGAAGGTAAAAACAAGCTAAACTTGTGCGTAATGCCTGATAAAATTTATAATAATTTGGGATGGAAACATTTTACGGATTTAGAAATTACTTTAAAAAAGGTTGCCGATGAGATATAA